Below is a genomic region from Caballeronia sp. SBC1.
AGCGGAAACCATCCTGCTGGCTGAGCTGCTCAAGGGCCTCGATGCGTTGCCCGATGGCAGCCAGGTCATGATCAAGCTGACTATCCCGGACGTCGCGGATCTTTATCGTCCGCTGATCGAGCACCCGGCTGTGGTACGCGTGGTGGCGCTCTCGGGCGGCTACGCTCGGACCGACGCGTGCAATCGCCTCGCGAAGAATCACGGGATGATCGCCAGCTTCTCCCGCGCGCTGATCAACGAGCTCAAGAAGTCAATGAGCGACAGCGAGTTCGACGCAACGCTTGCAACGTCTGTCGATGAGATCTATCAGGCCTCGGTGGTAAAGGTCTGATTATTAAATCGCAATAGGTCGCAAGGCAGGTTGCAACGCAGGTTTCGAAGCAAGGTTTGATGCAGGCCGCACTTGAGGCATGAGTGCGGCCTGTTTGTCATGCCGCGCGAGCAACGCTCGCTTGCGGAAGTTCAAGACGGCGCGACCACGCGGCAAGGTGGCGGAAAGCGACGGGCGGTTTGCACAGAATCGCGCTGTCGTACTGCTTGCCCGCGAACCTGACGAAGTCGTCGATCCGGAAGCCCTGGCCACGGTAAAAAGCAATCAAATGTGCAGCGGGTTGCGGTGTATCCAGCGCAAGCTCAGCGTAACCGCGAATGGCGGCCCAGTGATCCGCGTAGGCCAACAACGACTTCCCGATCCCCCTGCTCTGATAGGCGGGATCAACGCCGAACTGGCGAACGCTCGCAACATCATTGCGCCGATAAAGCGCACATGACGACTCGCCATCCTGTGCGTAAAGCGTCATGGTTCCAACCAGTCGTCCGTTGCATACCGCGACATAACAGTCGCCGCGCATGGCACGCGCGCGGGTGATAAGCGCCGACTGGTCAATGCATGTGCAATTAAGGCCCATCCGCCCAAGCCGCGCAAACGACCGGTGCAGCATCTGGGTGAGCTCATCGAATGAATCGCACGCTGCATCAAAGCGCCTCAGTACGACGCTGCCTACGCCACGATGAACGTAGCTGATACGCGTGTGATTCTTCTTTGCTGTGCGTTGCTTCGACATGACACCCCCGGCCTCATCAGTTGCCTGAAGTGTAGGATTCCTCGCCGGTTCATGAAAGAAAAAATGCCGTAAATATTTCATTTTTTACGGCATATATACGCAAGCCTTTTACGGCTTTACGGTATTTTTATTCGCGATCGTGGAGGTCTGCGTGGTGCTCGCCTGGACGACAACTGATGCACCCTGCCCGCACTCAGGAAACGCGTACGCTTTGCGCGTTCATTTTTTCGACAGTGAGATTGACCGATCGCGAGGTCAAAGGGCTGGTGCGATGCCTGACCCCGGCCGGAACCGTCAACATCTCGCCCGGTTTCAACTCGTATCGCGCCGTTTCCAGCTCGACAAGCAAGACGCCCTCGAGAACGATGAACACTTCGTCCGAGTCAGGATGGAAATGCCAGAAAAATGGCGAATCCATCACACTAAGGTGAACCGCGTGATCGTTCACCGTCGCCAGGATCTGATTGCAATATCCCGCTTTAGTCTGCTCTGCCACTGAGCTTAGGTTGACCAATTCAGGGTCCAAGATCGTCCCCTCCGGATGCATGCGGTGAAACGTGCGAGCCACCGCTAAGGACTGCGCACACTAGCGGGGTAAGCCGCTAGTCACAAGCCTAACCATCCGGAACCATCGAGCAAAGCGAATAATTTTCGCCACGAGGCGAGGCAAATTCACAAGCGGTCAACGCCTCGGTCCCAACCGGAATCAAGAGACGAAGGGATGAAGACATTCCCTTCCATGAGCCGACGCGCCGTCCGCTCATGATCGCCTTGGTGACGACCCACGTACTGTCGCGCGCGTTCGCATCACACGCATGCCATGCAGGCACGATTCAACCAGGTCAACAAAAACCGTCAGAACAAAATATCCTGCAGCCGATAGTACGCACCAACCAAAGGCAACGTCCACGTGCGGCCGGCATGCCCGGGCACAGGAGGCCAGGGCAGCGAACGCCACGGGTTGGCCTGCTCGGACCCTGACAAGATCACGTCGGCCATCATGCGTCCCATATGCGTTGACATCTGCACGCCGTGGCCGCTGTATCCCATCGAATAGTAGAGCCCTTCGTGCTGTCCCGCACGAGGAAGCCGGTCCACGGTGATGTCAATAAGGCCACCCCAGCAGTAGTCGATCCGCGTGTTGGCAAGCTCCGGAAAGTACTTCGCAAGTCCCTTGCGCAGCACGTTGCCGCTCTTTTCATCGGACTGAGGATTGGACATCGCAAAACGCGCGCGGCCGCCCCACAGCAACCGGTTATCGGGCGTCACCCGAAAATAATTGCCGATGTTAAGCGACGTTACATAGCTGCGCCTGTGAGGGAAAAACGCGTCGAGTTGCTGCGTGGAAAGCGGCTCCGTCACCACGATAAAACTGCCCACTGGCGCCATGCGCTGCTGGAACCACTGCAACGGCCCCACGCGCGACGCACCCGTGGCCACCAGCACCCGGTCCGCCCTGATGACGCCACGCGCCGAGGTGAGCTCGTAGCGCTCGCCGTCGATGTGTTTCAGTTGCGTCACCGCAGCGTCCTCGAAGATACGCGCGCCGTGCCGTGTAGCAGCCTGCGCCAGCCCGACGCCGAACTTCCCCATGTGCATCTGCACGCCGTTGCGCTGCAACAGGCCGCCATGAAAACCATCCGAGCCGATCTCGCTGCGCATGCGATCAGCCGGAATCAACTCGACGTCCGGATCGACTTCGCGACGCAACACCTCGTAGGTGCGCGCCAGTTTTTCGAAGTGCCTGGGCTTGGCCGCCAGCTTGAGCTTCCCCGTGCGGACAAGGTCGCAATCGATCTGATGACGAGAGACGATTGACTCCACGCTCGCCACCGCACTTTCATACGCGCGATAAAACCCCCGGGCCTGCTCCAGTCCGACTCTCGCGGCAAGCGAAGCGAAGTCCTGCGCGACGCCGGTGTTGCACTGGCCGCCATTGCGCCCCGACGCCTCGCTCGCTATGCGCCCTGCTTCGAGCACGGTGACCGACACACCACGCGTAGCGAGTTCGAGCGCAGCCGACAAACCCGTGAATCCGCCACCGATCACGACCACATCGGCGCGGCCTTCCACGGGACCCTGTGCACCTTCGCTGAATACGGGAGCGGTATCCAGCCAATACGAATCAAGCTTCATTGATTTTTCAATTGAATGTGGCGCAGCAAGTGTGCTTCTGAGTCATGATGCTTCGCGCGCCACAACAGCCGCTTGGCGCTGCTTCAGTGGCGCGCCTGGGTCAGGCAGTCCACCAGACATGTTCGGCAAACGAGAAGCCCATCATGCCACCAGTCGGGATCGAGCCCAGCCCTTTCAAGCGCTTGTCATTGGCGTCGAGCAGGCTGATGAATGACGGGATACCAATGCCGCCCTGATCCGCCACCAGCACCTGCATCTCGCCATACATCGCCTTGCGCTTGGCTTCGTCGGTCTCGGCCCGTGCGCTCAGCAGCAACTGGTCGAAGCGAGGATCCTTCCAACCCGACTCGTTCCAGGGCGCATCAGACTTGAAGAACTGCGTGAACAATACGTCCGCGCTGGGACGAGGGTTGATGCTGCCGAAACCGAGCGGATGTTTCATCCAGTGATTCGACCAATACCCGTCGCCGGGAACCCGGTTCACGACGAGGTTCACACCAATCTTCGCTGCCGTCTGCTGCATCAGCTCCGCCATTTCGATAGAACCGTTCGCGTCGGTCGTGGCGTAGATCGGCGGCAAGGCCGGGCCCACCGCGCCGGCCTTCTGCATGTAGAACTTGGCCTTGTCGAGATCGAACTTGCGCTGCGGCAACGAAGCGTTGAAGTAGCGGTGACCGGGAGGAATCGGCTGGTCATTGCCGGTCACTGCGTAACCCCGGAACACGGCCGTGCGGATCTGCTCGCGGTCAAACAGGTTCTTCATGCCCATCACAAAGTTGGGGTTGCCCGTGAGCGTATTGTCACGACGCATGATCAGGTCGGTGTAAAGACCGGATTTGGTTTCCTTGACCGCATAACCAGGCGTCGACGCAATGCGCTGCGTCGAGCGCGGATCGACGGAGTTGATCAGATGCACGTCGCCTGCGAGTAGCGCATTCACGCGTGCCGCGTTGTCGCTGATGCTCACCAGTTCGATCTGATCCAGGTACGGTTGTCCTGCCTTCCAATAGTTGTCATTGCGCACGCCGATTGTGCTGACGCCCGGCTTGAAACTCTTGACCTTGTACGGTCCGGTCCCAATCGCCGAGCTGAAGTTCGTCGTGCCGTCCTTGATGATCACGAATTGCGGCGTAGCAAGAATCACCGGCAGATCGGCGTTCGGCACATCGAGCGTCATGGTCACTTCGTTCGGGCCGCTCGCCTTGATTTCGGCGAACTGGTCGGCGAGGGTCTTCACCTTCGATGCCGTCTGCGGATTCTTGTGACGCATCAGTGAATAGACCACATCGGCAGGCGCGAGCGGCTTGCCGTCGTGGAAAGTCACACCGTTGCGCAACTTGATGATCCACGTTTTCGCGTCGGAACTTGATACGGACTCCGCTATATTCATTTGCGGCGTCAGGCTCTCGTCGAGCTGCGTCAGGCCGCTATAAAACATGAAGAAGCGGATGTAGTCGCTACCCGTCGAACCGACGGCGGGGTCGAGGGTGTCCGAGACCGAACCCGCGTCGTACGCCACCCGGATACTGCCGCCTTTCTTGGGGGTATCGGCGGCAAGCGCAGACGCCGATACCGACAGCAGGCCGCCGCCGGTGAGCGCCATCATGCCGGTTCCGGCCAACACGCGCATCATGTCGCGACGGCTTACGCCAGCGCTTTTTGTATCATCTTTCACTTGGTTTGACTCCGGACGGGTAAAGGATCTGAAAGAACGTTCGGGAAGCGGCGAGGGCTAGCCTTATCGCGTCCCTTCTGAAGGATCGTATGCCTGCAGAATTCGCGCGAAACGCCGACAAAAACCGCGAAACAGCATAAATCGCTTGTTATCGCATCGCTAACGCGGTGCTTTGCATGGCCGTCAAGCAGGCGTCGAAAATATCCGCGTTTTCCCCATGTTTCAGGTAACTGCTGCCTGCTCGACGTCGAGCAATTGCGGGTATCGCCGCAGCACGTCGGCATACAGTTCGTCGATAATTCCGGCACCGGCCGTCAGCGTGCCGGCCGCTTCCCTCGCGTCGAGTGCATCGAAGATCTTGTGCTTGAGGAAATGACGCCACACCACCGGCGCGCGAGCGAGGATGCCCGTCAACACGTCGTAGCGTTCGCGCGTCCACTTCGCCTCATAGGCGTTGCGCTCCGCGCCATAGTCGAAGTGGGTGACTGCAGTCTGGTCCGATATCCTCTTCGCCTCTTCGCGCAGTTGCACCGTCTTCACGGCGTCGATCACCCCATCGACCAGCACGACGCCATACAACTCACGTGCCTGATCGACGCGAAGGTAACCGCGCCGCACGTCCTCGGCCACTTTCTGCGCGTCGCGCTCGTAAGGATGGCCGTAGCCGCCACCGCCGCAGCCTTCGAGGCGGATGACATCGCCGGGACCGCACATCACGAGGTCGGTCACGCCCAGGTCCTCCTCGTCCTCGCGGCCCGGATTGCGGGTAAAGCGCGAGACGGCGCCCGCCTTGCCCCCAAGCACGCCCCAGGAAGCGAAGCGCGAGCGGTCGCGATTACGCGCGGTCACCAGCGTGCCCGGCGAAAACACCCTGAACTCCATCACGGTTCCCAGCCCGCCTCGGTACTTGCCCGCGCCTGCGCTACCCGGCACGACGCCATACTTCGTGATGCGGATCGGCACTTCGGCTTCGTTGATCTCGACCGGCGTATTGCGCAGGAACGCCACGTTCGCGCCGGACGCATCCGAGCCGTCGCCCGATATCATTCCGCCCGCACCACCGCCCACCGGACCGATGGAAGCGATCACCGCACGACCCCGGCGGTCCACGGTCTTGACGTTAAGGATCGACATGCCGCCGGCCGGACACGCCGGCAGACGTTCCGGGCACACCATCGAGAACGCACCGAAGGTCACATACTGCGCGACCTTCGCGGTCAGGCTGCGCATTCCCACCGCCGCGGGCGGAACGCAATTCATGATCGTGCCTTCAGGCATGATGCAGCGCGCCACTTTCAGCATGCCTGCGTTAAGCAGAAGATCGGGATTAAGCGAGTACAAGACATAGTTGAGACCCACGAGCGCGAGGACATGGCGCTCCTTGCCGCCCGTGGGCATGTTCAACGACGAATTCAGTTGAGGATCGCTGCCGGTGAAATCGAATATGAGCGAACCGTCCTTTACCGTCAGTGTCAGAGCAACACGCAGCGGTTTGCCGTTGACCGAGTCCTCGTCGGCATATTCAGCGAAGAAATATTCGCCGTCTGGCATGCTCCTTACAATCGTGCGCGCCTGCTCTTCCGAGTACTCAAGCAGCGCATCCATTCCGGCGCGAAATTGCGCCAGCCCGAAGCGCTCGATGATCTCCAGCACGCGGCGCTCGCCGGTCATCAGCATCGCAATCTGCGCCTTCAGGTCGCCGCGATTCTGCTCGGGCGCGCGCACGTTGATCGCCATGTGTTCTAGCAGGACTTCATCCAGCACGCCCGCGCGAACAATCTTGGTCGGCGCGAAGCGGATGCCTTCCTGGTAGATCTCGGTCAGCGTGCGCGACAGCGAAGCGGGCACCGCGCCGCCCATGTCCGTGTTGTGGATATGCCCACCGACATAGCAGACAATCTCTCCGTTGAAGAATACCGGCTTCCACATCATCACATCGGGCGTGTGGGTCGCTACGTAGCCGCTGTACGCGTCGTTGGTCATGCAGATATCGCCCGGTTCGTAGTGGTCGATCATGTCGATCACAGCACCGAAGTCGAGACCCGGATACCACGTCGCGCCCAGCGTCTTCGGCGAGGCGAACGTGAGGCCGCGGGTGTTCATCAGCGTGCAGGAGAAGTCTTCGGTTTCCTTCACGAAAGCGGAATGCGCGGTGCGCACGAGCGTATAGGCCATGCTTTCCGCAGCCGCGACGCAGTAGTTCGCGAAAATCTGCAGGACGGATTTATCGAATGTCATGTTGTGTTTCCAAAGTCAGCTATTCAAACGGCTTCGAGAAAAAGATTGCCGTAGTCGTCTACGCGGGCGTTGAAACCCGGCAGCACGCAGGTGGTGGTGTCGTCCTGGGCGACGATCGCGGGACCAGGGAATCGATGCCCCCCAAGCAGCGCCGTGCGCCGGTAGAGCGGAACGCGACGCCACGCGCCGTCGAGGTAGGCATCGATTTCAGACTCAATCTTTGGGGTGCCTTCGCCCGCCGCTATCTTTGGCAACTCGGGCTTGGGCGTGTGCGCGGTGATGACGAGCCTGAGCGCGACTACTTGAATTGCGGACTTTTCGTCGCTATGACCAAAAAGGCGCTCATGCTCCCGATGAAACGCTTGCGCAATCCCTTCAATGTCACCGGCGGCAATAGCGTCGGCGGTCAGCGGCGTATCGATCTCAAACGATTGCCCGCGATAGCGCATATCGGCCGAGACCACGAGTTCGGCCGTTGCGTCTGTGCCCGTCTCGCGGATCACCCATGCGCGTGCATCGGCTTCCAGCAGCGCGAGGTCGTGGCCAAGCCGTTCGAGGGACGCACGGTCGAGCGGATAATACGTCGTGCGAACGAAATCGTTCTTGGTGTCCGCAATCAAACCGCCGAGCGCGCTGAGCACACCAGGGGTAGTCGGAACCAGCAGGTTCCGCACATTCAGCGCGCGGGCAAGGAAGCAGCCGAGCATCGGCCCTGCGCCGCCGAAAGGCATCAGCGAGAAGGTGCGCGGGTCAATGCCGAAGCGCGAGCTCAAGCGGCTCACGCCTGCATACATGCCGGAGATCGATACCTCAATGATCGCTGCTGCAGTCTTGTAGACGTCGAGTCCCAGTCGTTGCGCAAGCGGTTCGATCGCACGCAACGACGCATCGACATCCACCTTTACCGCGTTATAGCCGAGCGCTGCGCTGCCGAGCACGCCGATCGCGGCGAATGCGTCGGTGATAGTCGGGCGCGTGCCGCCGCGACCGTAGCAAACCGGGCCCGGATTCGACCCCGCGCTTTCCGGTCCGACCTTGAGCACGCCGAACTCGTCGACCCAGGCGATCGAGCCCCCGCCGTCACCAATCGACGAGACCGAGACCGACGGAATATGGATCTGGAATTCGCCGATATATTCGCCCGTCGCGTACTGCGGCTTGCCATCCACGATCAACGCAATATCAGCCGTCGTCCCGCCGATGTCGAGACTCATGCAGTCCTTCACCTGGCAGAGCTTCGCGAGATACGCCGCGCCGATCACGCCGGACGCGGTGCCGGAGAGGATCATCTGCACGCAGTTCTGCTTGCCGTTCTCGGCACTCATCACGCCGCCGTTGGACTTGGTGACCTTCAGGTCCGCACCAATACCGCTTTCCGCCAGCGCCGCCTGCAATTTCGTGAGGTAATTCGACACGCGCGGTTGCACATAACCACCAATGGTCGCCGTGACGGTGCGTTCGTACTCGCGGATAATTGGCCAGACTTCATGCGAGCATGAGACGAACATACCCGGCATTTCCCCCTGGATGATTGCCTTCACCTGCTGCTCGTGCGACGGATTGCGATACGAATGCAGCAGTGACACCACCACGCCCTCGCAGCCTGCCGCCTGCATGGCGTGCACGGCGTCGAGCACGCTGGCCTCATCGACGGCGGTTTCCTCCTCACCCTCCGCCGTCAGCCGTCCCACCACGCCAAATACCCGGTCGCGTGGAATCAGCGGCGCAGGACGGCTCGACATCAGGTGGTACATGTCGGGAATCTTCAGGCGCGCAATGTCCAGCACGTCCTCGAAGTTGCGCGTGGTGACAAGTCCGAGCTTCAGCCCCTTGCGTTGCACTACCGCGTTTACGCCGACGGTCGTGCCGTGCGTGAAATAAACCACGTCGCGCGGCTCGATACCGTAGCGCTCCCGCAGACCGTCCATTCCCGCAAGCACTTCGCTGCCGGGGCTGTCCGGCCTCGAAAATACCTTCAAGGTCCGTATTGTTCGCGTCGCTTCGTCGAGCACTGCGAAGTCAGTGAACGATCCGCCAATATCCACTCCGATTCTCAAACCCATTGCGTTGTCCTTGCCTGTCGAAAATGATGAAACGTCTGGACGCGCGGGCAGTCTTGACAGCCTCGCGTCGCGGGGCCTGTCAGCGGCCGATCTGCTTGTTCCACTGTTCAATCCACTGGGGTGAATGCTCGGAGACCTGCTCGAACTCCACCCAGATCGATTTCTCCCTGGTCGCGACCCGTGGTGCCACGCGCGTGTCGTACTTCACGTTGCGGTTCGACGCCGCGTATTGCATCGCGTTGACGAAACAGCTCTGGCCGTCGGCGGACGCCAGTTCGTTCAGGAACTGCAAGCCGAGCGGCGAGCCGTTCCTGACCTTCTGCGCCATGTTCGGGAATGCCACTGAGCCCGGAGACGGACTGATGAAGCCAATATCAGGATTGTTCGCGTCGTGCTCAGCCCAGGCGCGGCCGTCGTAGTACATCGCGATATCGAGATCGCCGGAACGCATGGACATAAGCGGCGTATTCGGGTCGCTGTAGAAGGTGGCGTTACCGCTTGCCGACATGCGCTTGATCTGGTCGAGCGCGGGCTGGATGTTGGTGCTTGAGCCGCCATAGACCTTCGTGAAAAGCGTGATCAGACCGGGCGGCGTCGCAACGTACGCAATGCCGGGCAGCGCCGCCTGCCACTTGCCAGCCACCGTTCCGTCCACGAATTCCTTCCACGTCTTCGGCGGGTTCTTCACGGTCTTCGTGTTGTACATCAGGCCGAAATCACCAAAGGTGATCGGGAAGCCGTAGCCCTTACCGTATGCCACGAGGCGCGGATCGAGTTGCGCGACGTTCGGCACGTTGGCGGCCGTTACCGGATCCAGCAAATTCAACGATATCGCCTTGTATGCAGCCTCAGGTGTACTGACGATTACATCAATCGGTGGTTTTGTCGGATTCGCTGCGACCTGATTGACCCATTGCAGCGGATTGCCCAGAACAACATCGACCGACTTCCCGGTCGCTTTCTCGAACGGCTGCACGAAGCAGGTGCGGTACGCCTTTTCCCACGATCCACCGAATGCGGTAACGGTCAGGTCAGCGGCGCTCACCGTTAGCGGTAGCGCTGCGGTCAAAGTGAAAACAGCGCCTATGGCGAAAGGCGGGATCGATTTCATGCGTGCCTCGTGGCAATCAAATCAGTGAAGGGGAAGTCATGCATTGAGTGCACGCAGTCCGTAGGTGCGCTCGACCAACAGCAGTAAGCCGATCGCAATCAGCATCTGCACGGTGCTGATTGCAGCTATGGCCGGGTCGAGCTGGTTCTGCAGGTACGACAGCATCACGACCGGCAGCGTGGTTACGTTCGCCGTCCCGAAGAAGTACGAGACCGGCAGGTTGTCGAGCGAGATCAGCACCGCGAACAGCGCGCCTGCGAATACACCCGGGCTGATGAGCGGCAGCGTTACGAAATAGAAGCGCTGCAAACGGTTCGCACCGAGCACCGCAGCCGCTTCCTCGAAGTTGATGCCGACGTTGCGATAGACCGCAAGCACCGTACGCATCACATACGGCACGGAGATCACCGTGTGAGCGATCAGGAGCGCAACGAAGGACACGCCAATGCCCAGGCTCGACAGAAAATAGAGCAAAGAGAAACCGATCACGAGGGCGGGAATCGCTACCGGCGCAAGCAGGAAGGTCGTTAGGGCCGCAGCGGCGGCGCTGCGGCTGCGGCCTAGCGCGATGGCAGCGGGGACAGCCAGCAGGATCGCGACGAATGCCGAACTGAGCGCGAGATAAACGCTCGTCATCAGCGAGTCAATGAACGGGCGATATTCAATCAGCCGCCGATACCAGCGCAACGACACCCCGTGATAAGGCACGGTGATCGCATTGCCCGCCGTGAACGACGCGGCCACGACCACGACGATCGGCGCAATGAGAAACGTGAAGAACAAGAGGTTATAGAGCGACAACGGCACGCGCGCAACGCCCGTCCTGCGCAGCAGCGCGATCATGGCCGCACTCCCCGGCCGCTAGCGAACCGCTGCTGCAGGAAGAGGCAAACCAGCACGATGAAAAGCAGCAGGTTGCCCATTGCCGCGGCGAAGCCGATGTCCTGCGTCAGGCTGAACTGCTGGAAGATCAGCACGGGCAGCGTCACGACCTGGCCACCGCCGAGCAGCAGCATGGTCACGAAACTGCCATTGGTCAGCATGAACACGAGAATGCACCCGGTCACAATGCCTTCAATGCTCAACGGCAGCGTCACGTTGAGAAAGGTCCGTATCGCGCCGGCGCCAAGAATACGCGCAGATTCTTCGAGCCGCCGGTCGACACCTTGCAATACGGGCGTAAT
It encodes:
- a CDS encoding hydantoinase B/oxoprolinase family protein; the encoded protein is MTFDKSVLQIFANYCVAAAESMAYTLVRTAHSAFVKETEDFSCTLMNTRGLTFASPKTLGATWYPGLDFGAVIDMIDHYEPGDICMTNDAYSGYVATHTPDVMMWKPVFFNGEIVCYVGGHIHNTDMGGAVPASLSRTLTEIYQEGIRFAPTKIVRAGVLDEVLLEHMAINVRAPEQNRGDLKAQIAMLMTGERRVLEIIERFGLAQFRAGMDALLEYSEEQARTIVRSMPDGEYFFAEYADEDSVNGKPLRVALTLTVKDGSLIFDFTGSDPQLNSSLNMPTGGKERHVLALVGLNYVLYSLNPDLLLNAGMLKVARCIMPEGTIMNCVPPAAVGMRSLTAKVAQYVTFGAFSMVCPERLPACPAGGMSILNVKTVDRRGRAVIASIGPVGGGAGGMISGDGSDASGANVAFLRNTPVEINEAEVPIRITKYGVVPGSAGAGKYRGGLGTVMEFRVFSPGTLVTARNRDRSRFASWGVLGGKAGAVSRFTRNPGREDEEDLGVTDLVMCGPGDVIRLEGCGGGGYGHPYERDAQKVAEDVRRGYLRVDQARELYGVVLVDGVIDAVKTVQLREEAKRISDQTAVTHFDYGAERNAYEAKWTRERYDVLTGILARAPVVWRHFLKHKIFDALDAREAAGTLTAGAGIIDELYADVLRRYPQLLDVEQAAVT
- a CDS encoding GNAT family N-acetyltransferase produces the protein MSKQRTAKKNHTRISYVHRGVGSVVLRRFDAACDSFDELTQMLHRSFARLGRMGLNCTCIDQSALITRARAMRGDCYVAVCNGRLVGTMTLYAQDGESSCALYRRNDVASVRQFGVDPAYQSRGIGKSLLAYADHWAAIRGYAELALDTPQPAAHLIAFYRGQGFRIDDFVRFAGKQYDSAILCKPPVAFRHLAAWSRRLELPQASVARAA
- a CDS encoding FAD-binding oxidoreductase, with translation MKLDSYWLDTAPVFSEGAQGPVEGRADVVVIGGGFTGLSAALELATRGVSVTVLEAGRIASEASGRNGGQCNTGVAQDFASLAARVGLEQARGFYRAYESAVASVESIVSRHQIDCDLVRTGKLKLAAKPRHFEKLARTYEVLRREVDPDVELIPADRMRSEIGSDGFHGGLLQRNGVQMHMGKFGVGLAQAATRHGARIFEDAAVTQLKHIDGERYELTSARGVIRADRVLVATGASRVGPLQWFQQRMAPVGSFIVVTEPLSTQQLDAFFPHRRSYVTSLNIGNYFRVTPDNRLLWGGRARFAMSNPQSDEKSGNVLRKGLAKYFPELANTRIDYCWGGLIDITVDRLPRAGQHEGLYYSMGYSGHGVQMSTHMGRMMADVILSGSEQANPWRSLPWPPVPGHAGRTWTLPLVGAYYRLQDILF
- a CDS encoding hydantoinase/oxoprolinase family protein yields the protein MGLRIGVDIGGSFTDFAVLDEATRTIRTLKVFSRPDSPGSEVLAGMDGLRERYGIEPRDVVYFTHGTTVGVNAVVQRKGLKLGLVTTRNFEDVLDIARLKIPDMYHLMSSRPAPLIPRDRVFGVVGRLTAEGEEETAVDEASVLDAVHAMQAAGCEGVVVSLLHSYRNPSHEQQVKAIIQGEMPGMFVSCSHEVWPIIREYERTVTATIGGYVQPRVSNYLTKLQAALAESGIGADLKVTKSNGGVMSAENGKQNCVQMILSGTASGVIGAAYLAKLCQVKDCMSLDIGGTTADIALIVDGKPQYATGEYIGEFQIHIPSVSVSSIGDGGGSIAWVDEFGVLKVGPESAGSNPGPVCYGRGGTRPTITDAFAAIGVLGSAALGYNAVKVDVDASLRAIEPLAQRLGLDVYKTAAAIIEVSISGMYAGVSRLSSRFGIDPRTFSLMPFGGAGPMLGCFLARALNVRNLLVPTTPGVLSALGGLIADTKNDFVRTTYYPLDRASLERLGHDLALLEADARAWVIRETGTDATAELVVSADMRYRGQSFEIDTPLTADAIAAGDIEGIAQAFHREHERLFGHSDEKSAIQVVALRLVITAHTPKPELPKIAAGEGTPKIESEIDAYLDGAWRRVPLYRRTALLGGHRFPGPAIVAQDDTTTCVLPGFNARVDDYGNLFLEAV
- a CDS encoding ABC transporter permease; translation: MIALLRRTGVARVPLSLYNLLFFTFLIAPIVVVVAASFTAGNAITVPYHGVSLRWYRRLIEYRPFIDSLMTSVYLALSSAFVAILLAVPAAIALGRSRSAAAAALTTFLLAPVAIPALVIGFSLLYFLSSLGIGVSFVALLIAHTVISVPYVMRTVLAVYRNVGINFEEAAAVLGANRLQRFYFVTLPLISPGVFAGALFAVLISLDNLPVSYFFGTANVTTLPVVMLSYLQNQLDPAIAAISTVQMLIAIGLLLLVERTYGLRALNA
- a CDS encoding cupin domain-containing protein; the protein is MARTFHRMHPEGTILDPELVNLSSVAEQTKAGYCNQILATVNDHAVHLSVMDSPFFWHFHPDSDEVFIVLEGVLLVELETARYELKPGEMLTVPAGVRHRTSPLTSRSVNLTVEKMNAQSVRVS
- a CDS encoding extracellular solute-binding protein, which codes for MKSIPPFAIGAVFTLTAALPLTVSAADLTVTAFGGSWEKAYRTCFVQPFEKATGKSVDVVLGNPLQWVNQVAANPTKPPIDVIVSTPEAAYKAISLNLLDPVTAANVPNVAQLDPRLVAYGKGYGFPITFGDFGLMYNTKTVKNPPKTWKEFVDGTVAGKWQAALPGIAYVATPPGLITLFTKVYGGSSTNIQPALDQIKRMSASGNATFYSDPNTPLMSMRSGDLDIAMYYDGRAWAEHDANNPDIGFISPSPGSVAFPNMAQKVRNGSPLGLQFLNELASADGQSCFVNAMQYAASNRNVKYDTRVAPRVATREKSIWVEFEQVSEHSPQWIEQWNKQIGR
- a CDS encoding ABC transporter substrate-binding protein, with product MMRVLAGTGMMALTGGGLLSVSASALAADTPKKGGSIRVAYDAGSVSDTLDPAVGSTGSDYIRFFMFYSGLTQLDESLTPQMNIAESVSSSDAKTWIIKLRNGVTFHDGKPLAPADVVYSLMRHKNPQTASKVKTLADQFAEIKASGPNEVTMTLDVPNADLPVILATPQFVIIKDGTTNFSSAIGTGPYKVKSFKPGVSTIGVRNDNYWKAGQPYLDQIELVSISDNAARVNALLAGDVHLINSVDPRSTQRIASTPGYAVKETKSGLYTDLIMRRDNTLTGNPNFVMGMKNLFDREQIRTAVFRGYAVTGNDQPIPPGHRYFNASLPQRKFDLDKAKFYMQKAGAVGPALPPIYATTDANGSIEMAELMQQTAAKIGVNLVVNRVPGDGYWSNHWMKHPLGFGSINPRPSADVLFTQFFKSDAPWNESGWKDPRFDQLLLSARAETDEAKRKAMYGEMQVLVADQGGIGIPSFISLLDANDKRLKGLGSIPTGGMMGFSFAEHVWWTA